Proteins from one Gimesia maris genomic window:
- a CDS encoding XylR family transcriptional regulator: MKSRPSIALLIESSNSYARGLLRGIMSYIHEHHSWSIYLPEHGRGNVPVSWLNNWHGDGIIARIENTKIAEAVVNSGVPAVDVSAARLAPSLPWVETDDHAIASLAAQHLIDRGFQHFAFCGDHRFNWSRWRESHFQECIQTARLHCHTYPQTRGRKQAPPWEAEQKRLADWICALPKPVGVMACYDIKAQQLLDVCRTINVSVPEEVAIIGVDNDEILCNLSEPPLSSVIPNTRLTGYEAAALLDRMIAGEAVSSEAQLIKPLGIATRQSTDIQAIDDKLISDAVRFIRQQACDGINVQDVLKSIPLSRRVLESRFQKIIGRSPHEEIMRIRLDRVKQLLEETELSLIEIAERTGFRHAEYLNVAFKKQTGTTPGQFRRGQKRTR, encoded by the coding sequence ATGAAATCGCGCCCTTCGATTGCCCTGTTGATTGAATCATCTAACTCCTATGCCCGGGGGCTGTTGCGCGGCATCATGTCTTATATTCATGAGCACCATTCCTGGTCGATTTATCTGCCCGAACATGGTAGAGGCAATGTTCCGGTCAGTTGGTTGAATAACTGGCATGGCGACGGCATTATCGCCCGGATTGAGAACACAAAGATCGCGGAAGCGGTTGTGAATTCGGGAGTCCCAGCCGTAGATGTGAGCGCCGCCCGTCTGGCACCTTCACTCCCCTGGGTGGAGACTGATGATCACGCGATCGCTTCACTGGCGGCCCAGCATCTGATTGATCGCGGCTTTCAACATTTTGCATTTTGTGGCGATCATCGATTTAACTGGTCCCGCTGGCGGGAATCGCATTTCCAGGAATGCATTCAGACAGCGCGTTTACACTGTCACACGTATCCTCAGACGAGGGGCAGAAAACAGGCCCCTCCCTGGGAAGCCGAACAGAAACGACTGGCAGACTGGATTTGTGCACTTCCCAAACCTGTGGGAGTGATGGCCTGCTACGATATTAAAGCCCAGCAACTGCTCGACGTCTGCCGCACGATCAATGTTTCCGTCCCCGAAGAAGTCGCCATCATCGGCGTCGATAATGATGAAATCCTCTGCAATCTTTCCGAGCCACCGCTCTCCAGTGTAATCCCCAATACCCGGCTGACCGGCTACGAAGCCGCTGCCCTGCTGGATCGTATGATTGCGGGCGAAGCGGTTTCATCGGAAGCACAACTGATCAAGCCCCTGGGCATCGCGACGCGTCAATCTACGGATATCCAGGCGATTGACGACAAACTGATTTCTGATGCGGTGCGTTTCATTCGCCAGCAGGCCTGCGATGGCATCAATGTGCAGGACGTGTTGAAATCGATTCCCCTGTCACGGCGGGTCCTGGAAAGCCGCTTCCAGAAAATCATCGGACGCTCTCCTCATGAAGAGATCATGCGCATCCGCCTGGATCGCGTGAAACAGTTGCTGGAAGAAACCGAACTCTCATTAATAGAAATTGCAGAGCGGACTGGATTCCGTCATGCTGAATACCTGAACGTCGCCTTCAAAAAGCAGACCGGAACGACCCCGGGCCAGTTCCGCCGCGGACAGAAACGGACTCGCTGA
- a CDS encoding Gfo/Idh/MocA family protein: MSEKQINVAIVGLGFGAEFIPIYQAHPHASMYAICQRSEEHLNHIGDTFGIEKRYTSYDELLADPNVDAVHINTPIPDHAPQSIKALKAGKHVACTVPMATTVAECEEIVKTVKETGLKYMMMETVVYSREFLFIKEMYDKGELGKIQYMQASHPQDMEGWPEYWERMIPMHYATHVVSPVLGMVNGRAEYISCFGSGTVNDEIAEKSGNRFAVETCHIKIKDSDIAAHIWRFLFDTARQYRESVDVYGTKKSFEWPLIEGENPVLHTAKRPEPEIPKRVEVPDYAHLLPPEIQKFTRAIHDAGHLSFLQGAGHGGSHPHLVNAFLNSLVEGSDPWPNAPLSANWTCVGILAHESAVAGGELKPLPAFTLE, from the coding sequence ATGAGTGAGAAACAGATTAATGTTGCCATTGTCGGTCTCGGTTTTGGAGCCGAGTTCATTCCCATCTATCAGGCACATCCACATGCCAGCATGTACGCGATCTGCCAGCGATCGGAAGAGCATCTGAATCATATTGGCGATACCTTCGGGATCGAGAAACGGTATACATCGTATGACGAACTGCTGGCAGATCCGAACGTGGATGCCGTCCATATTAATACGCCGATTCCCGATCACGCACCACAGTCGATCAAAGCATTGAAAGCGGGTAAGCATGTCGCCTGCACCGTCCCGATGGCAACGACGGTGGCCGAGTGCGAAGAGATCGTCAAGACAGTCAAAGAGACCGGCCTGAAATATATGATGATGGAAACCGTGGTTTACAGCCGCGAGTTTTTATTTATTAAGGAGATGTACGACAAAGGGGAGCTGGGAAAAATTCAATACATGCAGGCCAGTCACCCGCAGGACATGGAAGGCTGGCCTGAATACTGGGAGCGAATGATTCCCATGCATTACGCGACGCATGTCGTCAGTCCGGTATTAGGCATGGTCAATGGTCGCGCTGAATATATCAGCTGCTTCGGTTCCGGCACGGTGAATGATGAAATCGCCGAGAAATCAGGGAACCGATTCGCCGTTGAGACCTGTCACATCAAGATTAAAGATTCCGACATTGCCGCCCACATCTGGCGATTCCTGTTTGATACCGCCAGGCAGTATCGTGAATCGGTTGACGTTTATGGGACGAAGAAATCATTCGAGTGGCCGTTAATCGAAGGGGAAAATCCGGTCCTGCATACAGCGAAGAGGCCCGAACCGGAAATCCCGAAACGTGTGGAAGTTCCCGACTACGCGCACCTGCTGCCACCTGAAATCCAGAAATTTACCCGCGCGATTCACGATGCCGGGCATCTTTCGTTTCTGCAGGGGGCCGGGCATGGCGGTTCGCATCCGCATCTGGTGAATGCGTTTTTGAACTCGCTGGTCGAAGGCTCTGATCCCTGGCCGAACGCACCGCTGTCTGCCAACTGGACCTGTGTTGGAATTCTGGCGCATGAGTCGGCAGTCGCGGGTGGCGAACTCAAGCCACTACCTGCTTTCACGCTGGAATAG